Genomic window (Ostrea edulis chromosome 9, xbOstEdul1.1, whole genome shotgun sequence):
GGTTCGAATCTCAATCACATTGCTGTGTCAAACCTAACCTGCTTAACATAGATAGATACTACTCTTTCAGCAAGTAATGGGTCATTTAGATTTGACTTTAGAAGCAAGTCACAATAGGCATAAGCAtgttaaaaaaccctcactgtcATGACCTGAATGACATCTTTACATGagtaaaaacttttaaaattgtatgtaagacaatatacaaccaaacaGAACAAAACATTTACCTCCAAGGAGGCGATGACCTAAAATCAAGTATTTGTTGTGGTTATGATTCCAGAATTGCACCATGTCCATTCTCCAATCTGAAATGATATGGTCTCCATTGTTGGTGCGTTTTGCATGTGTCTGGGCCATATGGAGAAGTCCACGCCACAACATGCTACGGCTGTACTGATAGACTGAGTCTCCACTTTCCTGGTGTGCTGCGACAGGTTCATCAACTATTCAATAATTACATATAGTCACATATATGCTTTATAGTtgaattcatataaaaaaaaaattaaaaatagacaTTTCATTACCAAAGTCATTGTCAGAGTCCTCATGATATGGCAGCGTATCCTCCAATATCTGATTGTTGTCCCAGTAGATGATTGTATCGTCGTGGTACTGGACATCCTCTGCTGCTTCACCGACTACTACTTCCTGGATTGACTGTGTGTCTATCAGGGGCCAAGATAGCTGAACCACCTGCTTGCACAGATCTACAAACATATCCTGCCTCTCTTTGTCATCATCAGGTACAAGATTTGACAACTCATCAATGTTCTTGATATTTAGTAGCTTGCAAATTATCAAGCACACACAACCTTCAgtcacaaaattgaaaaagtcCACTACTGAATTTACACAatcagatatttttttcttaacaCTTCGAAAGGTGAACTTGTTTTTTATATGGCATAACGAACCCTTGTCACCCACAGTGCTGCCACTGAAGAGCATGTTCATGGAATCCTGCAGGATGATGCACCTTTTGTGAAACCCCTGAGGACGCGGGACAAGACCAGTGAGTTGATCTTCTGCATCCTCACTGAAGGCCATAGATAATTTTGCCTCAACCATCCTTTCCACACTCAGCTGATCACCATGGCAAAGAATTTGGTAAGGATTTCTGTCTTGTCCAATTGGCACATACTTGTGTAAGTACTTGAGAATCTCCAGTACTCCACGGGCAGTAGATGGATTCTCCTGAAGAACTCCCAGATTCACCTAATCAGGAAATAGCACTTAATTATGTATAAGGACCAATTTGCTATTCACATTaataatcaatctaattaaaattattagctgttttgaatCTGCTGCTGCTTCTCAAATGCATGTTTGAAAAGGGGGAGCAgattcaaaacagctaattttaattagattgattaatAATGATGTTTAaatttcaacaagaggcccacaggccttatcaaacacctgagtactagtgaaaaagtatcactactcccaaggactatgaaatctagaataaaattcctgttctgatcATCTAAGCTacattctaatgttcagcaacagtataaaactagatgtattcttaaaatttcaatgccctcaaacgtgcatacactgatgaaaggctttacataatataataagtgtattaatattaaaacattgaaagatatgactaatttggacccacctTAGAGTCAAAACTCTGGGTTGTGAAATACACCactttttgtacatcctttttaGCTATTCCtaattatgcatttagatttcatacagtatcagcaaacttatacataaatactatatactaagtttggccccacccttatACCAAAAACCCTACCCTTGGGACCATCACAtttaaaggactacctgctctttctaaatatccatttagtttcaatttagtatcaatagcactaaaggaaatcttatttaagtgttttacatgtaaacagtatatagtaagtttggccccaccctggggttagaacccctaccccagggatcatgaattttacaattttgttagaaGCTTCCctgctcatcattactatatatactcactttctctgctagatgcccatgagtaaagaagaagattcgTAAAGAAATACACCAATTTTACAGTTTGTACCCCAAAATTAAGGCCCcttggggtggggtggggtggggtgggggtcatgaaatttacaatttccggTCTCCTCACCTACAaatgctacataccaaatttggtcaagattggcCCAGCACTTTCTAGGAGGACGTTCTTAACAGACAACACACAACGACAGACGCAGACCatttgcaataggtcacctgagtttactcaggtgaaaAAAACCTTGTTTTTATGAAAAGCTGAACAGAAACTGATGATCGGTACATACACTTTAAATGCACTGTAGTTTGCTATATATGCTGTGAAAAATGATAGGTATATATGTGTGCACACATattataaatgatatatatactcACTATTTCAGACTTTTTTTGAGACTGCTGTGTGTACTGATGAGGAGTATCTTTAACATCCATTTCACTGAACTGGGGAAAGTAAACCTGGACTATTTTCTGTACAAGATGCTCCATTCTACTCCTCAGTATTCTCCAGTCTGTATCAGAGGGTAGGTAGTTCTGAAATGATTTGCAATTGATTTGTAAATCACATTGAACTTGTGTGCATCTACTACATTTAgtttatattgaaatttatttcaagtttctaatggataaaaataaataacttaAGAAAAACTTCTCACCTGCAGTCCTATATCTGTTACAGAGAATGTATTATCTACTGTATCTAAGTCACGAAAGGATATACGGTTTTTAGCAGCGAAGCACAAGGCCCACAACATCATCTTATTTTCCTGCCGGAGGTGGTGGCGAGTCATACTCAGCTTCTGAACATTGTCCCAGCAAACAGAATACCCTGGATCTGGAGgacataaatacataaactgtATATAATTCAAGGCAAGCATCTGCAATTATTTAGATTTGAGGAAAATGGAAGTAAAATATGTACAGTTGCTAACCTATATGAAGCAATATTTATAAAAGTAATTAAAGTGTAATAAAGTTGCACAGTTGGATTTAAATTTCACAGGTCCAAGGTAATTATATCTACTTTTAGTGATGCAATTggtgtaatatatatgtactttgtTCATCCGCCTCAGGTTCATCAAGGAGGGAATCATCAAATGGTAGGGGTACTATATCACTTTCATCTTCACTACTGAAGTCTACATCAGAGGAATCTTGGTTTGTAATCTCAGAACCAGAGGAAGCTAGGGAGTTATGTGAGCTATCTGTATCTGAACTTTCAAAGTCCACGTTCAATGGTTGCTGAGGAGGTTCAGGCATTCCAAGCTCCACCTATTTATGGTACCAACGGAATAATTCAAGAAAGTATACACAAGAGTATTCATAATGGACATGTAAATGGTCGATTTCTGACAATGATCACTTGTACTATACATTTTGCTCTGCTCAGCTTAATTCTTTACTACATCTAATGAGGAAGGTATGCACTTGTGGGagcataatttttttattttcatgtgtAAGTAAAATGACTAAACAAATTTCATACAAGAGAGgtttaaaatatatgacatgtGGATACGTTTTGATTGACATTACAATTGTAGCAGTCACCCGGATTCGATCGCCGGTGCctagatagctcagttggtagagcacctgactagagattcagggagcccgggttcgaatcccaatctggtctgttgcatttttcTCACTTCCTGTTACACAATTATAGGCTTTTCATCcaatgttaataaatagatTGGTGGTATATGTTAcaaataataatgttttaatttatGTCTATTAAGGGTAGTACAGGGATTTACAACTGCCAGTATCTCAGTACAGAATTGAATTGAGACAAAGGTGCATGACAgatttaaaatgcatgtacatgtactattcaaGAGTTTGGGAATGGACAGAATATTATTCATTCACCTGTATTTCATTCTTCCATGACACAATTTTCTGATCGAATTCGCTGCATATTTTATCAGCTGCTATTCGTGTTCCTTTCACTCCTTTGCTCCAACCTAACTTTTGGAACCATCGGAAAAGCTGCAATGCAAGGTGTCAATTTTGATATTGCCTCAGATTCACgagaaaattctttaaattgtAAAGTTGGCTTATCATATTGTGAAAAGAAAATGGAGgtttcaatattttaatttttaccttTTGACTGCAACCCGACCTGTACATTTCAATGGAAATAATGGTTTGTAGGAAGTTGTACTGCTGGGGTTTATGGAGGTAGAGAATGGTTCCCAAAATAAAACCAAGAACTGGAACCAAAGAGCCAAGTTTTCCCATGTCATTTCTGTAACGTTTATTATAGAACTTATGTTCATGTATTCAGGATGTATATCTATTTCAGTGCTACAGACCTTCTCCTGAATTAATCTCTTTGCAAAAGTCTATTGTTATAGGTTAAttgatatatatgcaaaaaaaaagtttaaattgaaTCCAAAGTAAGCAAGGTAAAATCTAATTTTCACTAAATATTACACATATGCCAAACATAATATATTGCCAGTACAATGAACTAATAATGACTCTTGCTTACTGGATTTACATCCAATTTAATAATGTGCATGTGATTTTACAACTTACATTTCAGCATTTTTAGCTCGGCGACAtgacagtgcaccttgcaaaaCCCCTGTCAAGAGAGGCATCCCACAAGATGCTTCATGCATTGCACTGTCCCAGCTAAACGTTTCGAATGACTTCAGATTGGTTGGCCTCTTGAGTGATGGAATATTGACACTTTTCACTTCTTTCTTTATGGAAAGTTTCAAAACTCTCACCAGTGCATCCCTAGCAGTTTTGCTTTTTCTTAAAAGAAGTCGGTATGCATATTCATAGTGAGAGTCCATGATGTACTTATACACCTGCTCTTTAAAACCTTCTTTCTATAAATTGGAGTGCTTTGAAGACTTCAATGGAGTTGAGGTCAAACATTTCCTCTTCACAACTTTTAGTGGTGTGAAGCTAAATTTTCTTTTAGCTTTGTGCTTGTGAGGACTTACCGGTTTTGTAGCTGTAGCAATGTTGCTAGAACATTTGGCAGTATCATGCTTATAAATGCTTACAGTCAGAGAGGCACAATCATTACAGATAAATTTACTAGACGGGGTTAATGGCAGAGTAATTTTCTTGTCCAAAATGTCATTAAGTTTAATCAAAGGAATAGGTAACTTTGATAccaactttcttttaaaacctTTTTTCCTTGTTTCAAAGGGTTGATTGCATTTAATGCACACCATTTTAGAACTCTTAGCAGCTGAGATTTTGAGCTGCATGCGTATCACGTCATGAAATGATgggtatttatatatatatatatatattgcaataAAGACATTGCAAGGGTACGTGTTTTGGAAGAAGGATAAGATGAAAAAAATGAGAGAAAGTATGTGTAATTATTCAATCTAGTAATTGGTTAATACCTGAAAAAACAAGATAAACACAGATAATATGTTGTCATCGTTTATTTGCTACAACAGAGATCGAAACCGGTGTCGAGCGCGGTTTGTTGTGAAGTAAACACGTGGAATGTCGGTCAGGTTGTTTTCCTTGTACCACATGACTATTCAACGAGAGTTTGTCAGTAGGTCAAGATGGCCGTCAGAAGGcaacaatttcaaaacattgacaTTCCGAGGACGCGGAGGACGATTTAAAGCCGTGCACAGGTAAATAAAGTGATGTGAATTGTAGAAAAAAGTATACAGAATCGATAAAAATTGTGCTCAGAGCGTAAGTCTCTAGATAATTGGAGCTATAATGCTTGAAGCGTGCGCAGAAAAacgtgcgccgtaaatcgaaggtttttatagggggtggaactgtagctctctgttatgtcaaaatattttttcagagagctacagttctgcagctacattttcatttgtgaataaacagtagaaaaggtatgcagaatgttatttataatcgtatgtCTTTATTTGTTAATAGATTAGGTTctacattcatcatatttagttttaagggggagggggttttggtgaaaactatgtgaatttattttttttgtcgtcagacattgaacttttgatctcgccccttacaaCCTTTACTTGATAATAAGCTACTGACCTGCTGCTATATCCACATCCACTACACCTTCTCCCTTTATATCAGAGGAATCCTCACTACACACATGTGGGTAGCTATTTGATACTGTGTTATTTTGATTATGGTTTTGTTCCCCTTGATGCACTTCTGTCATTGATCctaaaatttatataaattgaacatttctataatatttcataaaatatagtGGTTCCACCCAAACTTTTATTATCATTCCAATTAcaaatgttacatatatttttacCTTACCAATTGCAGTTCATAATCTCTTAATTCAGATCAATTTCCTAAAATCTGTCTTGTAAATGTTATGTTATAATCTAACTTTGTACTGGGTTGTTATAAACACAGggtttgacacaatctgagcaaactggtgtgtgtatatatatatatatatgtagtacaATAATAAAACGGTAATTCTAAGTCGGACTGCAACGGATGCATAAAATCCAACGTAATAGAGGGAAATTGCATGGAGAAAATGGTTTAGGGTTAACAACAGTGACCTAATTCTCGGAAGTTGGacttatttttttcaaagtttctgaGAAGTCAGGTAAACGATTTTTGTATTATAAAACAGAACAGTATTCTGGCTTTCAACTGAGAAAAACTTTTTATGTATTATCACAATTAATACCGAAGTTTTGAGAGTTTGAAGCAGGCAACTGAGAATTTATGGCTGCTTTGTTAGCTCCCTTCTCACTATTATACTTGggagtttttttgttttgaacatattttattgatcaaaaCCCTGTGGTTATAAAGGGATTTTAGTTATTTGATTCATTGAGAAGAGTGTAGGTGTGTGGTTACAACATTTATACAACACCAAGCAAGTTACTCTACACGTGGAAACTTATGTGTGGGAGTTATTCACACTAAATACGCaattacaagatttttgtgTAAATCCCCCCCACATGTACTATTTCCATAGTTATGCAATCTATTAATTTATTGGTAATTATTGGTATTGGTAATTATTGGCACAATTAAACCATAACCATATGGTTTGCGAAGGAAATACAGGTAATTAACCAGC
Coding sequences:
- the LOC125651214 gene encoding uncharacterized protein LOC125651214; translation: MGKLGSLVPVLGFILGTILYLHKPQQYNFLQTIISIEMYRSGCSQKLFRWFQKLGWSKGVKGTRIAADKICSEFDQKIVSWKNEIQVELGMPEPPQQPLNVDFESSDTDSSHNSLASSGSEITNQDSSDVDFSSEDESDIVPLPFDDSLLDEPEADEQNPGYSVCWDNVQKLSMTRHHLRQENKMMLWALCFAAKNRISFRDLDTVDNTFSVTDIGLQNYLPSDTDWRILRSRMEHLVQKIVQVYFPQFSEMDVKDTPHQYTQQSQKKSEIVNLGVLQENPSTARGVLEILKYLHKYVPIGQDRNPYQILCHGDQLSVERMVEAKLSMAFSEDAEDQLTGLVPRPQGFHKRCIILQDSMNMLFSGSTVGDKGSLCHIKNKFTFRSVKKKISDCVNSVVDFFNFVTEGCVCLIICKLLNIKNIDELSNLVPDDDKERQDMFVDLCKQVVQLSWPLIDTQSIQEVVVGEAAEDVQYHDDTIIYWDNNQILEDTLPYHEDSDNDFVDEPVAAHQESGDSVYQYSRSMLWRGLLHMAQTHAKRTNNGDHIISDWRMDMVQFWNHNHNKYLILGHRLLGGVSGCLPPRLRNEVIWNSTANLTGKPGHNIALDLVNEFLNNEFKSNLKNSHGQYTDAQVSRCSHLVGSVGKSIEDIFQSDIIQDYIPKATTTDGSSRPKIKKFIDEYSGENLFEDDGERHHTGFENFEHKVGVNNPEKLKARLQKYGKSMENEEYIFKNI